The following proteins come from a genomic window of Astatotilapia calliptera chromosome 11, fAstCal1.2, whole genome shotgun sequence:
- the LOC113032605 gene encoding hepcidin-like: MKTFSVAVAVAVVLTFICVQQSSAVPVTEEQELEEPMSMDYPAAAHEEASVDSWMKLYNTRHRPGIKCRFCCGCCTPGICGVCCRF, encoded by the exons ATGAAGACGTTCAGTGTTGCAGTTGCAGTGGCCGTCGTGCTCACATTCATTTGTGTTCAGCAGAGCTCTGCTGTCCCAGTCACTGAA gagcaggagctggaggagcCAATGAGCATGGACTATCCAGCAGCAGCACATGAGGAGGCATCAGTGGACTCATGGATG AAGTTGTATAACACCAGACACAGGCCTGGCATCAAGTGTCGCTTTTGCTGTGGCTGCTGCACCCCCGGTATCTGTGGAGTTTGCTGCAGGTTCTGA